Proteins encoded within one genomic window of Amycolatopsis nigrescens CSC17Ta-90:
- a CDS encoding VOC family protein: MVRTVGFDGDGPTWMFHQPEGELPAGQNRLMLDLGGEADWSEQADRVEALGAQRVSDNEQGGIRWVVFRDPEGNTFRIFAPRPE, translated from the coding sequence CTGGTAAGGACAGTCGGCTTCGATGGGGACGGTCCGACCTGGATGTTCCACCAGCCCGAAGGCGAGCTTCCGGCCGGGCAGAACCGCCTGATGCTCGACCTCGGTGGTGAGGCCGACTGGTCCGAGCAGGCGGATCGCGTCGAGGCGCTGGGTGCGCAGCGAGTCAGCGACAACGAACAGGGCGGCATCAGGTGGGTGGTGTTCCGTGATCCGGAGGGCAACACGTTCCGGATCTTCGCCCCGCGGCCCGAGTAA
- a CDS encoding VOC family protein, giving the protein MHIGPVVAVTDLDRAREFYEGKLGLTGAETPGGWLVRGSDGTVIYLLAGVADAGSASWPVASFRVTDVRTSVRSLRSRGVEFLGRDELPFTLDDDGISSDTSGLQVAWMRDPDGSVLTIFSHTGQ; this is encoded by the coding sequence ATGCACATTGGACCTGTTGTTGCCGTGACCGACCTTGACCGGGCACGCGAGTTCTACGAAGGCAAGCTCGGTCTGACCGGTGCGGAAACGCCGGGCGGCTGGCTCGTCCGCGGTAGCGATGGCACGGTGATCTACCTGCTCGCGGGAGTCGCGGACGCGGGATCGGCGAGTTGGCCGGTGGCCAGCTTCCGGGTCACGGATGTCCGGACCTCGGTACGGTCCCTTCGGTCGCGCGGAGTCGAGTTCCTCGGTCGTGACGAGTTGCCGTTCACACTCGATGACGATGGCATTTCGTCGGACACCTCGGGGCTGCAGGTGGCGTGGATGCGCGACCCCGACGGGTCGGTGCTCACGATCTTCAGCCACACCGGCCAGTAG
- a CDS encoding TetR/AcrR family transcriptional regulator translates to MSPRRSAAEAQATRGRILDRAAEIASEEGLDGITIGRLAEELEMSKSGVHKHFGTKETLQISTLDKAFVDFWHRVVGPALAEPPGLRRLRAVCANSVGYLETPLLPGGCLMTAALTEYDGRPGRVRDAVAEVWSRWRERLRADLAAAVENGELPAGFDIDQALFEIVAAGLALNAAMQLQHDHTAAGRARRAIERALDQS, encoded by the coding sequence ATGTCACCACGACGCTCAGCGGCCGAAGCGCAGGCCACCAGGGGCCGGATCCTCGACCGTGCCGCCGAGATCGCCTCCGAGGAAGGGCTGGACGGCATCACCATCGGCCGGCTCGCCGAGGAGCTGGAGATGAGCAAGTCCGGGGTGCACAAGCACTTCGGCACCAAGGAGACGTTGCAGATCTCCACGCTGGACAAGGCGTTCGTGGACTTCTGGCACCGGGTGGTCGGGCCCGCGCTGGCTGAGCCGCCTGGTCTGCGGCGGCTGCGCGCGGTGTGCGCCAACTCCGTGGGCTACCTGGAAACGCCACTGCTGCCCGGCGGCTGCCTGATGACCGCGGCGCTCACCGAGTACGACGGCCGCCCCGGCCGGGTCCGCGACGCGGTGGCCGAGGTGTGGTCGCGCTGGCGGGAACGGCTGCGGGCAGACCTGGCCGCGGCGGTGGAGAACGGCGAGCTGCCCGCCGGGTTCGACATCGACCAGGCGCTGTTCGAGATCGTCGCCGCTGGGCTGGCGCTGAACGCGGCCATGCAACTCCAACACGACCACACGGCCGCGGGCCGGGCCCGCCGCGCGATCGAACGGGCACTGGACCAGTCCTGA
- a CDS encoding MBL fold metallo-hydrolase translates to MRVRRLGWAGLEIEAGGTRLVIDYVRDLSPLFTGWKPGERLAAPSGTVTAALVTHLHRDHTDAAALADVLTPGAPVLRPAPGHGDDVDNVTTLPAERELALHRLAAEVVDTWSTREVGPFRVTAVPSVDGLGDPQLNWVVQADGQRVFHGGDTMFHGYWWLIARRFGPFDAVFLPANGAVVDAPHLQPPSPLPAAMDPRQAAAAAEILDARYAVPMHYEAEQPDKIAGYVEVSDPEKEFRTYAGRRAHVLAVGAWLDLAT, encoded by the coding sequence ATGCGGGTGCGAAGACTGGGCTGGGCAGGACTGGAGATCGAGGCGGGCGGCACGCGACTGGTGATCGACTACGTGCGGGACCTCTCACCGCTGTTCACGGGGTGGAAACCCGGAGAGAGGCTGGCGGCGCCGAGCGGGACGGTCACCGCCGCACTGGTCACCCACCTGCACCGGGACCACACCGACGCGGCCGCGCTCGCCGACGTGCTGACGCCGGGGGCACCGGTGCTCCGACCAGCGCCCGGCCACGGCGACGACGTGGACAACGTGACGACACTGCCGGCCGAGCGCGAACTGGCCCTGCACCGGCTGGCCGCCGAGGTCGTGGACACCTGGTCCACCCGGGAGGTCGGGCCGTTCCGGGTCACCGCGGTTCCCTCCGTCGACGGGCTGGGCGACCCGCAGCTGAACTGGGTGGTGCAGGCCGACGGCCAGCGGGTCTTCCACGGCGGCGACACGATGTTCCACGGCTACTGGTGGCTCATCGCGCGCCGGTTCGGCCCGTTCGACGCGGTGTTCCTGCCCGCCAACGGCGCGGTGGTCGACGCGCCGCACCTCCAGCCGCCGAGCCCGCTACCCGCCGCGATGGACCCGAGGCAGGCCGCCGCGGCCGCGGAGATCCTCGACGCCCGATACGCCGTGCCGATGCACTACGAGGCGGAGCAGCCGGACAAGATCGCGGGCTACGTCGAGGTCTCCGACCCGGAGAAAGAGTTCCGCACGTACGCCGGACGGCGGGCACACGTACTGGCCGTCGGAGCATGGCTGGATCTCGCCACCTGA
- a CDS encoding glucose 1-dehydrogenase, translated as MTRNMIRFEDKIALVTGGTSGMGLATARRLLAEGAQVVITGRDKTRLDAAVEELGGDDRVLAIRGDVANLDDLDALTAAIRNRHGRLDVVFANAGVAAFQPHADIAEAEFDRIVDINFKGVFFTIQKTVPLLSEHAAIVLNASWTLHRGLPGASLYAATKAAVHNLAHTLAAELGPRGIRVNSVSPGYIETPMFHDNISAEAQTAVVAEVAAGRVGVPEEVADAVAFLASSEASYINGQDLIIDGGLVAAVAA; from the coding sequence ATGACACGAAACATGATCCGCTTCGAAGACAAGATCGCACTCGTCACCGGCGGCACGAGCGGAATGGGACTGGCCACCGCGCGCAGGCTGCTGGCCGAGGGCGCGCAGGTGGTCATCACCGGGCGGGACAAGACCCGGCTGGACGCCGCGGTCGAAGAGCTGGGCGGCGATGATCGCGTCCTCGCGATCCGCGGCGACGTCGCGAACCTGGACGATCTCGACGCGCTGACGGCCGCGATCCGGAACCGGCACGGGCGGCTGGACGTGGTCTTCGCCAACGCTGGCGTCGCCGCGTTCCAGCCCCATGCAGACATCGCCGAGGCCGAGTTCGACCGCATCGTGGACATCAACTTCAAGGGCGTGTTCTTCACCATCCAGAAGACCGTCCCGCTGCTGTCCGAGCACGCGGCGATCGTGCTCAACGCGTCGTGGACCCTGCACCGCGGCCTGCCCGGTGCTTCCCTGTACGCCGCGACCAAGGCGGCGGTGCACAACCTGGCGCACACCCTCGCAGCCGAACTGGGACCGAGGGGAATCCGGGTCAACTCGGTGAGTCCCGGCTACATCGAGACCCCGATGTTCCACGACAACATCTCCGCCGAGGCACAGACCGCCGTCGTCGCCGAAGTGGCCGCCGGTCGCGTCGGCGTCCCCGAGGAGGTCGCCGACGCGGTCGCCTTCCTGGCTTCCAGCGAAGCGTCCTACATCAATGGCCAGGACCTGATCATCGACGGCGGCCTTGTCGCCGCGGTTGCTGCCTGA
- a CDS encoding helix-turn-helix transcriptional regulator has translation MTSDSAAVTLHRREQLRDFLRTRRARLTPGDVGMAAGGRRRTPGLRREEVAVLAGVGVDWYTWLEQGRDINVSGEVLDAIARALHLTEPERAHLYLLAGLNPPRAGGSRGTEVSPELRQLLAAWSPRPAVLRDRYWNLLAVNDAAREVFGYRDTDHNCLITFFTNARYREAHVHWESIAPAVVAAFRADAAHSPDDPEFARVVGDLSAVSPEFAELWTRHDVGVPAQAVKAVHHPETGDLFFDTTTLAVVDHPNWYLELYNPRSGTA, from the coding sequence ATGACCAGCGACTCGGCCGCGGTGACGCTGCATCGCCGTGAGCAACTCCGCGACTTCCTGCGCACCCGCCGGGCACGGCTCACCCCCGGTGACGTCGGGATGGCGGCGGGAGGCAGGCGCCGGACGCCGGGCCTGCGACGTGAAGAGGTCGCGGTGCTGGCCGGTGTCGGGGTGGACTGGTACACCTGGCTCGAGCAGGGCCGCGACATCAACGTCTCAGGCGAGGTGCTCGACGCGATCGCCCGCGCACTGCACCTGACCGAGCCCGAGCGGGCGCACCTCTACCTGCTGGCCGGTCTCAACCCGCCACGAGCCGGTGGGTCGCGCGGTACCGAGGTCTCCCCCGAACTCCGGCAGCTGCTCGCCGCCTGGTCGCCGCGGCCCGCGGTGCTGCGGGACCGCTACTGGAACCTGCTCGCGGTCAACGACGCGGCGCGCGAGGTGTTCGGCTACCGCGACACCGACCACAACTGCCTGATCACGTTCTTCACCAATGCCCGGTACCGCGAAGCGCACGTCCACTGGGAATCGATCGCGCCCGCGGTGGTCGCCGCCTTCCGGGCCGATGCGGCGCATTCCCCCGACGACCCGGAGTTCGCCAGGGTCGTCGGCGACCTCAGCGCGGTGAGCCCGGAGTTCGCCGAACTGTGGACACGCCACGACGTGGGCGTTCCCGCCCAGGCGGTGAAGGCGGTGCACCACCCCGAGACCGGTGACCTGTTCTTCGACACCACGACCCTGGCGGTGGTCGACCACCCGAACTGGTACCTGGAGCTGTACAACCCGAGGTCCGGCACGGCCTGA
- a CDS encoding DUF1772 domain-containing protein: MELLRTVVLLAATITTGLIAGLFYAYACSVMPALRRVDDRTFVTVMQRINVAILNGWFAIGFGGAPLFAALAVALYLPADDRAALPWLVAAFVLSASMLVTTGAVNVPLNNLLAEADAASGAAELAQVRTRFEARWVRWNLVRAVTPTAALGCLGLALLLHGQTG, translated from the coding sequence ATGGAGCTGCTGCGCACCGTCGTACTGCTCGCCGCGACGATCACCACCGGGCTGATAGCCGGCCTCTTCTACGCCTACGCCTGCTCGGTGATGCCGGCGCTGCGGCGGGTGGACGACCGGACCTTCGTCACCGTGATGCAGCGGATCAACGTGGCGATCCTGAACGGCTGGTTCGCCATCGGCTTCGGTGGTGCTCCGCTGTTCGCCGCACTGGCCGTGGCGCTGTACCTCCCCGCCGACGACCGGGCCGCGCTGCCCTGGCTGGTCGCCGCGTTCGTGCTGTCCGCGTCGATGCTGGTCACCACCGGCGCGGTGAACGTGCCGCTGAACAACCTGCTGGCCGAGGCGGACGCGGCCAGCGGTGCCGCCGAGTTGGCGCAGGTGCGCACGCGGTTCGAGGCGCGCTGGGTCCGCTGGAACCTCGTCCGCGCGGTCACCCCGACCGCCGCGCTCGGCTGCCTCGGCCTGGCGCTGCTGCTGCACGGCCAAACCGGCTAG
- a CDS encoding AraC family transcriptional regulator, whose protein sequence is MDALAGLLDGPRARGAFLLRSLLSPPWSLRIEDHAPLTLVAAVRGEAWVLPDNGDPVRMCPGDVAIVRGPDPYTVADAPETPPQAVIHPGGRCSAPDGEPLAGLTDLGVRTWGRPGGSTVLLTGTYQLEGEISRRLLAALPTLLVLPESAWDCPLIPLLGDEIVKDEPGQEAVLDRLLDLLLIAVLRAWFARPDVRAPAWYRAHSDPVVGRALRMLHNNPERPWTVAALASDAGVSRAALARRFTGLVGEPPMGYLTSWRLALAADLLRQPGATVGAVARKVGYGSAFALSTAFKRERGISPQQHRAGAVAAG, encoded by the coding sequence ATGGACGCACTCGCCGGACTGCTGGACGGGCCGCGGGCCAGGGGAGCGTTCCTGCTCCGGTCGCTGCTGAGCCCTCCGTGGTCGCTGCGGATCGAGGACCACGCCCCGCTGACACTGGTGGCGGCCGTGCGCGGCGAAGCCTGGGTATTGCCCGACAACGGGGATCCGGTGCGGATGTGCCCCGGCGACGTCGCGATCGTGCGTGGACCGGATCCGTACACCGTCGCCGACGCCCCGGAAACGCCGCCGCAGGCGGTGATCCACCCCGGCGGGCGTTGCAGTGCCCCGGACGGCGAGCCGCTGGCCGGGCTGACCGATCTCGGCGTGCGCACCTGGGGCCGCCCCGGCGGTTCGACGGTGCTGCTCACCGGCACCTACCAGCTGGAGGGCGAGATCAGCCGGCGGCTGCTCGCCGCCCTGCCCACGCTGCTGGTGCTGCCGGAGTCCGCATGGGACTGCCCGCTCATCCCGTTGCTCGGCGACGAGATCGTCAAGGACGAGCCCGGCCAGGAGGCCGTCCTGGACCGGCTGCTCGACCTGCTGCTGATCGCCGTGCTGCGCGCGTGGTTCGCCCGCCCGGACGTGCGGGCCCCGGCCTGGTACCGGGCGCACAGCGACCCGGTGGTGGGCCGGGCATTGCGCATGCTGCACAACAACCCGGAACGCCCGTGGACCGTGGCCGCACTCGCTTCGGACGCCGGGGTTTCCAGGGCAGCGCTGGCCCGCCGGTTCACCGGACTGGTCGGTGAGCCGCCGATGGGCTACCTCACCTCGTGGCGCCTCGCGCTGGCCGCCGATCTGCTGCGGCAGCCGGGCGCCACGGTCGGCGCGGTGGCCAGGAAAGTCGGTTACGGCAGCGCGTTCGCGCTCAGCACCGCCTTCAAACGCGAACGCGGCATCAGCCCGCAGCAGCACCGCGCCGGCGCCGTTGCGGCCGGCTGA
- a CDS encoding TetR/AcrR family transcriptional regulator C-terminal domain-containing protein: MDTPPYARIVTEIRHRIATGELRAGDRVPSTRQLIQDWGVAMATATKALSTLRQEGLVRAVRGVGTVVADPSERPVPAREPRAGDLELNRERVVLAAVAVADTEGLPALSMRRVATELDVATMSLYRHVRNKDELVLLMADAVLRENALPAEPPPQWRAGLEITLRAQWATYRSHPWLAQVLSVTRPQVLPALLAHTEWTLRVLHGHGLDQGTMLYAHITAFSYVRGIAVNLAPEAEAEQDTGMTYDEWMSAEGEPALAALVGPGSFPVFQEIAAGGEFDLDLDRLFEFGLTRLLDGFAALLEPA; this comes from the coding sequence GTGGACACACCGCCGTACGCCAGGATCGTCACCGAGATCCGGCACCGCATCGCGACCGGCGAGTTGCGCGCGGGGGACCGGGTGCCGTCCACCCGGCAGCTCATCCAGGACTGGGGCGTGGCCATGGCCACCGCGACCAAGGCGCTCAGCACCCTGCGCCAGGAGGGGCTGGTCCGCGCCGTCCGAGGAGTCGGCACGGTGGTGGCCGACCCCTCGGAACGCCCGGTTCCGGCGCGGGAACCTCGGGCCGGAGACCTGGAGCTGAACCGCGAACGCGTCGTGCTGGCCGCGGTGGCGGTCGCCGACACCGAGGGGTTGCCGGCGTTGTCCATGCGCCGGGTCGCCACCGAACTCGACGTCGCCACCATGTCCCTGTACCGCCACGTGCGGAACAAGGACGAGCTGGTGCTCCTGATGGCCGACGCCGTGCTGCGCGAGAACGCGCTCCCCGCCGAACCGCCGCCGCAGTGGCGGGCCGGGCTGGAGATCACCTTGCGCGCGCAGTGGGCGACCTACCGCAGTCACCCGTGGCTGGCGCAGGTCCTGTCCGTCACCAGGCCGCAGGTGCTGCCCGCGCTGCTCGCGCACACCGAATGGACGCTGCGGGTGCTGCACGGGCATGGTCTGGATCAAGGCACCATGCTGTACGCGCACATCACCGCGTTCAGCTACGTGCGGGGGATCGCGGTGAACCTGGCTCCCGAGGCGGAAGCCGAGCAGGACACCGGCATGACCTACGACGAGTGGATGAGCGCCGAGGGGGAGCCGGCACTGGCCGCGCTGGTCGGGCCTGGCTCCTTCCCGGTCTTCCAGGAGATCGCCGCCGGCGGCGAGTTCGACCTCGACCTGGACCGGCTCTTCGAGTTCGGCCTCACCCGGCTGCTCGACGGCTTCGCCGCACTGCTGGAACCGGCCTGA
- a CDS encoding winged helix DNA-binding domain-containing protein encodes MTVLGASALNRATLARQLLLDRADVPVLDAVAHLCGLQAQEPQEPFIGLWSRLRAFDPAVLDDLLVRRSVVRTHLMRRTVHLLAADDLLAWRARHDAMLRQRVLGVYRGDLDGVDLDELAAAGRAVLADGEPRSMTELARAVAERWPEPGPRPLGEMLIAALIPVVQLPPRGLWRTKAGVRYLPVSSWLGREIDPPVPESADPVGEQLVRRYLAAFGPAATADLRAWSGLAGLPAAVSAVRQELVAFRDERGRELLDLPDAPRPDPDTPAPVRFLPAFDNAILGYHDRGRIIDDAHRGLSVAGERVVLVDGRVAASWTVDAGTVTVHPLRRFSRADRAAVAEEGREVALFLSAKESDRVRIAASARSG; translated from the coding sequence ATGACCGTGCTCGGCGCCAGTGCGCTCAACCGCGCGACGCTCGCCCGGCAGTTGCTGCTCGATCGCGCCGACGTGCCGGTGCTCGACGCCGTCGCGCACCTGTGCGGCCTGCAGGCGCAGGAACCGCAGGAGCCGTTCATCGGGCTCTGGTCCCGGCTGCGCGCGTTCGACCCGGCGGTGCTGGACGATCTGCTGGTCCGGCGGAGCGTGGTGCGGACCCACCTGATGCGCCGCACCGTGCACCTGCTCGCCGCCGACGACCTCCTGGCCTGGCGGGCTCGTCACGACGCCATGCTGCGCCAGCGGGTGCTCGGCGTCTACCGCGGCGACCTCGACGGAGTGGATCTCGACGAGCTCGCCGCGGCGGGCCGGGCGGTGCTGGCCGACGGCGAACCGCGCTCGATGACCGAGCTGGCGCGGGCGGTGGCCGAGCGCTGGCCGGAGCCGGGGCCACGGCCGCTGGGCGAAATGCTGATCGCCGCCCTCATCCCGGTGGTGCAGCTGCCGCCGCGCGGGTTGTGGCGCACGAAGGCGGGAGTGCGCTACCTGCCGGTCTCCTCCTGGCTGGGGCGCGAGATCGACCCGCCGGTCCCGGAGAGCGCCGATCCGGTCGGCGAACAGCTGGTCCGGCGTTATCTGGCCGCGTTCGGTCCCGCCGCCACAGCCGATCTGCGTGCCTGGAGCGGCCTCGCCGGGCTGCCGGCGGCGGTGTCCGCGGTCCGACAGGAACTGGTCGCCTTTCGCGACGAGCGCGGCCGGGAACTGCTGGACCTTCCTGACGCGCCGCGGCCCGACCCGGACACCCCAGCGCCGGTGCGGTTCCTGCCGGCGTTCGACAACGCGATCCTCGGCTACCACGACCGCGGCCGGATCATCGATGACGCGCATCGGGGCCTTTCGGTCGCCGGCGAGCGCGTGGTCCTGGTCGACGGCCGGGTCGCCGCGAGTTGGACCGTCGACGCGGGCACCGTGACCGTGCACCCGCTGCGCCGCTTCTCCCGGGCCGATCGCGCCGCCGTCGCCGAGGAGGGGCGGGAAGTGGCGTTGTTCCTTTCCGCCAAGGAAAGCGACCGCGTCCGGATCGCCGCGTCCGCTCGGTCCGGCTAG
- a CDS encoding DinB family protein produces the protein MTTLDAERGELLAALATARSALTSTVRGLTDEQLGERPTVSALCLGGLIKHVASMEEQWLRFVVEGPSAMRYDLPEGVTWADLADGTAREYPQWAIDHQTDFQLLPGETAAGILARYEQVAARSEEIIASVPDLSATHPLPEAPWNEPGAVRSVRRVLTHVIAETAQHAGHADILRETIDGQKSS, from the coding sequence ATGACCACCCTTGACGCCGAGCGGGGCGAACTGCTCGCCGCTCTCGCGACGGCGCGATCCGCCCTCACCAGCACTGTCCGCGGGCTCACCGACGAGCAGCTCGGCGAACGTCCGACGGTCAGCGCGCTGTGCCTGGGCGGCCTGATCAAGCACGTCGCATCCATGGAGGAACAATGGCTGCGTTTCGTGGTCGAGGGCCCGTCCGCGATGCGCTACGACCTGCCCGAAGGCGTCACCTGGGCGGATCTCGCGGACGGAACCGCACGCGAGTACCCGCAGTGGGCCATCGACCACCAGACCGACTTCCAGCTGCTGCCCGGCGAGACCGCGGCCGGGATCCTCGCGCGTTACGAGCAGGTCGCCGCCCGGAGCGAGGAGATCATCGCGTCCGTCCCCGATCTGTCGGCGACGCACCCGTTGCCGGAGGCGCCCTGGAACGAGCCGGGAGCGGTGCGCAGCGTGCGCCGGGTGCTGACGCACGTCATCGCCGAGACCGCGCAGCACGCCGGGCACGCCGACATCCTGCGCGAGACGATCGACGGGCAGAAATCCAGCTGA
- a CDS encoding helix-turn-helix transcriptional regulator: protein MPKTSARLLSLLSLLQARRDWPGALLAERLDISPRTVRRDVDRLRELGYPILAIKGPDGGYRLDAGTELPPLLFDDEQAVALAVALRIASTSGSATGAGIGEAAARALNTVRQVMPARLRHRIDTVGVTAVERPTTRPDPQVDSGVFMALSSAVHAGEVLRFDYENGGQAPRRVQPHHLVTWGGRWYLVAWDLDREDWRTFRADRITPRTPTGPRFTPRELPGGDVATFVAARFRGTEDSGDWPCRGEVILDLPAAEVSRYTRDGVVEELGPSRCRLVLGSWSWPGLAATIGRFDADIEVVGPAELNDAFARLARRYANAAGR, encoded by the coding sequence ATGCCGAAGACTTCAGCGCGCCTGCTGTCGTTGCTCTCGCTGCTTCAGGCGCGCCGGGACTGGCCGGGCGCCCTGCTGGCCGAGCGGCTGGACATCAGCCCGCGCACCGTGCGCCGCGACGTCGACCGCCTGCGCGAACTCGGCTATCCCATCCTGGCCATCAAGGGCCCCGACGGCGGATACCGGCTCGACGCCGGCACCGAACTGCCCCCGTTGCTGTTCGACGACGAGCAGGCCGTGGCGCTGGCCGTCGCACTCCGGATCGCCAGCACCAGCGGCAGCGCCACTGGTGCTGGCATCGGGGAAGCCGCGGCGCGTGCGCTGAACACCGTCCGGCAGGTGATGCCCGCCCGGCTGCGGCACCGGATCGACACCGTCGGGGTCACCGCCGTCGAGCGGCCGACGACCCGGCCGGACCCGCAGGTCGACAGCGGTGTGTTCATGGCGCTCAGCTCTGCCGTGCACGCCGGCGAGGTGCTGCGGTTCGACTACGAGAACGGCGGGCAGGCCCCGCGGCGGGTGCAGCCCCATCACCTCGTCACCTGGGGAGGCCGCTGGTATCTCGTCGCCTGGGACCTCGATCGCGAGGACTGGCGCACCTTCCGCGCCGACCGGATCACCCCGCGCACCCCAACCGGGCCCCGCTTCACCCCGCGCGAACTGCCCGGGGGAGATGTGGCTACCTTCGTGGCGGCCAGGTTCCGGGGCACCGAAGACTCGGGAGACTGGCCCTGCCGCGGCGAGGTGATCCTCGACCTGCCCGCCGCCGAAGTGTCCCGCTACACCCGCGACGGCGTCGTCGAAGAACTCGGCCCGAGCCGGTGCCGCCTCGTCCTGGGCTCGTGGTCGTGGCCTGGCTTGGCCGCCACGATCGGCAGATTCGATGCCGACATCGAGGTCGTCGGCCCGGCCGAGCTCAACGACGCCTTCGCACGCTTAGCCCGCCGCTACGCCAACGCGGCGGGCCGGTGA
- a CDS encoding twin-arginine translocation signal domain-containing protein, translating to MSTFSDSSAGGVGRRRFLTGVAATGGAAALGLLGTSTARATHQSGLPPIGAEIPCSMLAINVPLKIRTALMSVDFKGGIKHRVDVNPDDPENSVRLRTVGFRMTAEMPDIGDGARQDGGTITLEQDDVDVDPQSLLRLTQRFPLRYEHVSVLTFTMTIDQPDTYARIYEPLVLTTKDPAQLVGKLTQFPPRGDLYKLQNPVELVLPEDPDTTIVTIQRFPVKVGGL from the coding sequence ATGTCGACCTTCAGTGACAGCTCGGCCGGTGGCGTGGGGCGCCGGAGATTCCTCACCGGCGTGGCCGCCACGGGCGGCGCGGCGGCGCTGGGCCTGCTCGGCACCTCGACGGCACGGGCCACCCACCAGTCGGGCCTGCCCCCGATCGGCGCCGAGATCCCCTGCAGCATGCTGGCGATCAACGTGCCGCTGAAGATCCGGACCGCGCTGATGAGCGTCGACTTCAAGGGCGGCATCAAGCACCGAGTCGACGTGAACCCCGATGATCCGGAGAACTCCGTCCGGCTGAGGACGGTCGGTTTCCGGATGACTGCGGAAATGCCCGACATCGGCGACGGTGCCCGCCAGGACGGCGGCACGATCACCCTCGAGCAGGACGACGTCGACGTCGACCCGCAAAGCCTGCTGAGGCTGACGCAGCGATTCCCGCTCCGCTACGAGCACGTCAGCGTGCTCACCTTCACCATGACGATCGACCAGCCGGACACCTACGCCCGGATCTACGAGCCGCTCGTACTGACCACCAAGGATCCCGCGCAGCTCGTCGGCAAACTCACCCAGTTCCCTCCCAGGGGCGACCTCTACAAGCTGCAGAACCCAGTCGAGCTGGTACTCCCGGAAGACCCGGACACCACGATCGTGACGATCCAGCGGTTCCCGGTGAAGGTCGGCGGGCTCTAG